A section of the Osmia lignaria lignaria isolate PbOS001 chromosome 3, iyOsmLign1, whole genome shotgun sequence genome encodes:
- the LOC117608001 gene encoding outer dynein arm-docking complex subunit 3-like, protein MSNPLVSSAENKLNDLNKKIAEIKKKIQLSEGQRKANFEEYEAKKHEYAESIGSLKQRVKELYAEYANLKNNEGKSESSVHMSRKSSAHEKKRNLSETIAKAEEDNVRLRKRHDLIKYQRQRRQQKLHLLLEEYNELMNDKMQKIFKKKVENPLKNKIVKLEVRLEHIKMMQIKANIVRMKYRSMRSDLKEKSVFYASSLKNLEYEMREQENEMKRLQRVKEEAITLRDNTQETLIKEEIEVTNCGKERNAVLEEYRRRVLERKTELERLEKMIFHSRSRDDFDTRGKSGVVSTEDITKDEVTRLEEAFSKLRSATGVSRTEDVLNRFLGQRATKDNLQKMRLATEQEKMALEKQRQRLLAEMETKKFSETKNAEQNAEEVETLNGQIGEQRSRQLKAETERQRIEDLLREITTTLWNVCNKFRDIIDTLPEEPSEIENPLELIDLMNEKSKSIIDTLGGPDKYLEVLNEVVIDKVETVSMTTTSAEGKVARSNGGGPLFPRFPSSTIPAMILSEEEEEIPTRNTLKKQAQQLVDIKSRRKGFTFRR, encoded by the exons AGGGACAAAGAAAAGCGAATTTCGAGGAGTACGAAGCGAAGAAGCACGAGTACGCGGAGAGCATCGGGTCTCTTAAGCAAAGGGTTAAGGAGCTTTACGCGGAGTATGCAAActtgaaaaat AATGAGGGAAAATCGGAGAGCAGTGTTCACATGAGTCGCAAGTCGTCGGCTCATGAGAAAAAACGCAATTTAAGCGAGACAATTGCTAAAGCGGAGGAGGACAATGTACGCTTAAGAAAGAGGCACGATCTAATTAAATATCAACGCCAGAGG AGACAGCAGAAATTACATCTGTTACTCGAAGAGTACAACGAATTGATGAATGATAAAAtgcagaaaatatttaaaaagaaggTGGAGAACCCATTAAAAAAT AAAATTGTGAAACTGGAGGTACGTTTGGAGCACATCAAAATGATGCAGATCAAGGCGAACATAGTGCGAATGAAGTATCGTTCCATGCGTTccgatttgaaagaaaaatcggTCTTTTACGCGTCCTCCTTGAAGAACTTGGAGTACGAGATGAGAGAACAggaaaacgaaatgaaacgtcTACAG AGAGTGAAGGAAGAAGCGATTACGTTAAGAGATAACACGCAGGAGACGTTGATAAAGGAGGAAATTGAAGTTACAAATTGCGGTAAAGAACGAAATGCTGTACTCGAGGAATACAG ACGACGCGTGTTAGAACGAAAGACGGAACTCGAACGGTTGGAAAAGATGATATTCCATTCGCGTTCTCGAGACGATTTTGACACACGTGGGAAAAGTGGCGTGGTGTCCACAGAGGACATTACCAAGGACGAGGTGACACGACTGGAGGAGGCGTTCTCCAAGCTTCGCAGCGCGACCGGAGTGTCCAGGACCGAGGACGTTCTGAACCGGTTTCTGGGTCAGCGGGCGACCAAGGATAATTTACAGAAAATGCGACTGGCCACGGAGCAAGAGAAAATGGCGTTAGAAAAGCAAAGACAACGGCTCCTCGCCGAAATGGAAACGAAAaagttctcggaaacgaagaacgCGGAACA AAACGCGGAAGAAGTAGAAACGTTGAACGGTCAGATCGGTGAGCAACGATCGCGTCAATTAAAGGCAGAAACGGAAAGACAAAGGATCGAGGATCTTCTACGAGAAATAACTACCACGTTGTGGAACGTATGCAATAAGTTTCGA GATATAATTGATACCTTGCCTGAGGAGCCGAGCGAAATCGAAAATCCTTTGGAACTGATAGATTTGATGAATGAAAAATCGAAGAGCATAATTGATACCTTAGGAGGGCCAGATAAGTACCTCGAAGTATTGAACGAAGTTGTAATTGATAAG GTGGAAACGGTATCGATGACAACGACATCGGCAGAGGGAAAAGTAGCACGTTCGAATGGAGGAGGACCGCTTTTTCCACGATTTCCATCTTCAACAATACCAGCAATGATACTttcggaagaagaagaagagataccAACTAGGAACACTCTTAAAAAACAAGCACAACAGTTGGTTGACATAAAGAGCCGCCGAAAAGGATTCACCTTTAGAAGATAA